The following proteins are encoded in a genomic region of Oceanisphaera profunda:
- a CDS encoding HDOD domain-containing protein translates to MNPMVMTHHRPKLLWASQLFNDGALASWQFSEPAWDCSLLLFPWQMQGVCPEGQWVLAELNGQDEQCQLGPVQALPVMVGKQQLERQLAWLPEEQRELLLDMWSMLAYIGDKALQSFLLDVLTDEGIMRAFCQSKASHRHHHDQSGGLLAHSHEVAMTAAMLCTQYRLGQRSSWVAFIGGLLHDIGKIHLYYNEPSGVCGQHDAYNFMVLARPLEQLRAYSPQLFEALSACLTAKTGKYADPYQVANVVRMSDRLSADVFNWKSAFSRVPGYYWYAKSPRDEQLYKRLG, encoded by the coding sequence ATGAACCCCATGGTAATGACGCATCACCGGCCCAAGTTGCTGTGGGCCAGCCAGTTGTTTAATGATGGCGCGCTGGCGTCGTGGCAGTTCAGCGAACCGGCGTGGGACTGCTCCCTGTTACTGTTCCCCTGGCAGATGCAAGGAGTATGCCCAGAAGGGCAGTGGGTGCTGGCTGAACTGAACGGCCAGGATGAACAATGTCAGCTTGGTCCGGTACAGGCACTGCCGGTGATGGTGGGTAAGCAGCAACTGGAACGTCAGCTGGCCTGGCTGCCTGAAGAGCAGCGGGAGCTGTTACTGGATATGTGGAGCATGCTGGCTTACATTGGCGATAAAGCATTGCAGTCTTTCTTGCTGGATGTATTGACCGACGAAGGCATCATGAGGGCTTTTTGCCAGAGCAAGGCCAGTCATCGACACCATCATGATCAGTCTGGAGGCTTGCTGGCGCACAGTCATGAGGTGGCGATGACAGCCGCCATGTTGTGCACCCAATACCGGTTGGGGCAGCGTTCTTCCTGGGTGGCTTTTATTGGTGGCCTTTTGCACGACATTGGCAAAATCCACTTGTATTACAACGAGCCATCCGGTGTATGCGGTCAGCATGATGCCTATAATTTTATGGTGCTGGCCCGTCCGCTGGAGCAGCTCAGAGCGTATTCTCCTCAACTATTCGAGGCCCTGAGCGCTTGCCTCACCGCCAAGACTGGGAAGTACGCTGACCCTTATCAGGTGGCCAATGTGGTGCGCATGAGTGACCGGCTGTCGGCCGATGTATTCAACTGGAAAAGTGCCTTCTCTCGGGTGCCGGGGTATTACTGGTATGCCAAGTCTCCTCGGGATGAACAGCTTTACAAGCGGTTGGGGTAA
- a CDS encoding site-specific integrase, translated as MWYPLLEWLEPPKRNPYQSRHTAATLWLAAGGSPEWIARQLGHANTSMLFRVYSRYIPNLVGRDGAAFESLLDEEFELEDEA; from the coding sequence GTGTGGTATCCCCTACTGGAATGGCTGGAGCCGCCCAAACGCAATCCGTACCAGAGCCGGCATACGGCGGCCACCCTGTGGCTGGCGGCAGGAGGAAGTCCGGAATGGATTGCTCGCCAGCTGGGGCATGCCAACACCAGCATGCTGTTTCGGGTTTACTCCCGCTATATCCCCAACCTGGTTGGTCGGGACGGTGCGGCCTTTGAATCGCTGCTGGATGAAGAGTTCGAACTGGAGGACGAAGCATGA
- a CDS encoding tyrosine-type recombinase/integrase, with amino-acid sequence MGAVNGRDGRLYLDFRFRGKRCREQTKLADTPANRKKLDKALALIEQQIRAGTFDYGHHFPNSPKVEQFRQLEVLICQKAVGGEMDFASFAGQWLEEKRVEWRDSQYETVEGILRCHLVPAFGEMAIGAITKSDILALRMKLCQADAVTGKRLSPSRINHIMTALRMIVNEAAERFEYESPWRNIKALPMPRAEVQPFTLEEVQLILSRVRVDFRPYYTVRFFTGLCTGEIDGLTWDNVDFTARKIHIHQALVRGKLEKTKTSSSYRSIAMSQRVYDALFEQWEQTGEKSTYVFCARNG; translated from the coding sequence ATGGGTGCAGTGAACGGCCGTGACGGCCGCCTTTATCTCGATTTTCGTTTCCGCGGCAAGCGCTGCCGGGAGCAGACCAAACTGGCAGATACGCCGGCCAACCGTAAAAAGCTCGATAAGGCGCTGGCGCTGATTGAGCAGCAGATCCGGGCCGGTACCTTTGATTACGGTCATCATTTTCCCAACAGCCCCAAAGTGGAGCAATTCCGGCAACTGGAGGTGTTGATCTGCCAAAAGGCGGTGGGCGGTGAAATGGACTTCGCCAGCTTTGCCGGCCAGTGGCTGGAAGAAAAGCGGGTGGAGTGGCGCGACAGCCAGTATGAAACCGTTGAAGGCATTTTGCGCTGCCATCTGGTGCCGGCGTTTGGAGAAATGGCCATTGGTGCCATCACCAAAAGTGACATTCTGGCGCTGCGCATGAAGCTTTGTCAGGCGGATGCCGTTACCGGCAAGCGGCTCTCACCATCCCGTATTAACCACATCATGACGGCTCTGCGCATGATAGTGAATGAGGCCGCCGAACGGTTTGAGTATGAGAGCCCCTGGCGCAACATTAAGGCGCTGCCAATGCCCCGGGCCGAGGTGCAGCCTTTTACCTTGGAGGAGGTGCAGCTTATTTTGTCCCGGGTGCGGGTGGATTTTCGGCCTTATTACACGGTGCGCTTTTTCACCGGACTGTGTACCGGTGAAATAGACGGCCTAACCTGGGACAACGTGGACTTTACGGCGCGCAAAATCCATATCCATCAGGCACTGGTAAGGGGCAAGTTGGAGAAAACCAAAACTAGCAGCTCTTACCGCAGCATCGCCATGTCTCAGCGGGTGTATGACGCTCTGTTTGAGCAGTGGGAACAAACTGGTGAAAAAAGCACTTATGTGTTCTGTGCCCGCAACGGCTAG
- a CDS encoding helix-turn-helix domain-containing protein, whose protein sequence is MIRVLLIQLLDEKSFREKRRITLSEVSKETGISRATLTRIANVPGNVTNTDTINALCKYFECQPGELLSYVEDEETNA, encoded by the coding sequence ATGATCAGAGTGCTGTTGATCCAGCTTTTGGATGAGAAATCGTTTCGTGAGAAGCGGCGGATCACGCTGTCCGAGGTCAGTAAGGAGACGGGTATCAGCCGAGCGACGCTTACCCGCATCGCCAACGTGCCTGGCAACGTTACCAACACCGATACCATCAATGCCTTGTGCAAGTACTTTGAGTGTCAGCCAGGTGAACTGCTGAGCTATGTGGAAGACGAGGAAACTAACGCCTAA